The following nucleotide sequence is from Halorussus caseinilyticus.
CCCTTGAGCCACAAACTTCCCCTAAGATGGCCAAGGACGTTAAGCCCACTCGGAAGAACTTGATGCAAATCGAGGACCGCATCGAACTCTCCGAGCGGGGCCACGACACGCTGGAGAAGAAGCGTGACGGTCTCATCATGGAGTTCATGGACATCCTCGACCAAGCCCAAGACGTACGCTCGGGTCTCGAGGAGAACTACGAGACTGCCCAGCAGAAGATAAACATGGCTCGCGCGATGGAGGGCGACGTGGCGGTCCGCGGTGCGGCGGCCGCGTTGAAAGAACACCCCGAAATCACCACCGAGTCCAAGAACATCATGGGCGTCGTCGTCCCCCAAATCGAGTCCAGCAAGGTACGGAAAGGGCTGGACGAGCGCGGGTACGGCGTCCTCGGAACCAGCGCGCGAATCGACGAGGCCGCGGAAGCCTACGAGGAACTTCTAGAGAGCATCATCCTCGCCGCGGAAGTCGAAACCGCGATGAAGAAGATGCTGACCGAAATCGAGACCACCAAGCGCCGCGTCAACGCGCTGGAGTTCAAGCTTCTGCCCGAACTCAAGGAGAATCAGGAGTACATCGAGCAGAAACTCGAAGAGCAGGAGCGCGAGGAAATCTTCCGCCTGAAGAAAATCAAGGCCAAGAAAGAGCAGGAAGCCAAAGAAGAGCGCGAGGCCGCGGAAGCCGCCGCCGCGGAAGGCGAGGAAGTCGTCACCGCAGACTGACCGAGGCGCTCTCTCTGCGATTCGCTCCACCGACGCTTTTCACCGTTCGGACCGACTCGCCAGTATGACCTGTCCCGACTGCGGTAACGAGCGGGTGGCGTTCCGGGTTCCGGACGACCTGCGCGAGTACCTGCCAGAGGACACCGACTACGCCGCGATTTGCACCCGCTGTCTCCGACTCGACCCGTCGGAGTCGTCCGCGGGCGTCTCGTCGGCCGACGAGACGCCCGACTTCGCGGCGATTTCCGACTCGTTCCCCGACGGCGAGACGGGCGCGGCGATGGCGCTCGCGGTCGGACTGCTCGACTCGCTGGCGCTCTACCGGTCCGAGATTTCGGCCCTGCTCGAACGGGTCGAGCGCGGGGGCACCGACCCACTGCTGGTGTTGGACCGACTGACGACCGACCCCGGAGTCGAACCCGCGTTCGACCTCTCCCGGCGGCGGACGCAGGCCGAGCAACTGCTGTACGGGTAGGTGGCCGACGCCGTTAAACCGGACGGGACCGTTCGAAGTCCCATGCCACACCCAGTGTTCAACCGCGAGACGCTTCTGGACATCTCGGTGAACATCGTCCCGCTGTTCATCCTCGCGTTCTTCATCGCGGTGCTTCTGCTCACCTCGCCGTGGCCGTCGTCGCTGTTCGTGACGGCGATTGCGCTCGGTCTCCACCTCGTCCCGCTAATCCTGCTGGCGGTCCTGACCTACGTCGCGGCCTACTACATCTGAGGACGGCGGTCTCTGCGGACGGCGGTTCGGCGGACGGTCCACCTGCAACTCTACCCGATAACTCCACCCCGCAACTCCACCGCGAGCGAACGAGCGAAGCGAGTGAGCGAGCGGGCCGAGGAACCCTCGAACGAGCGCCGAAGGCGCTCGTGGGGGTGACGACGGCTTTGGTCCAGCTTTTGCGAGGGCGGCGCGCTCGTGCGCCGCCCGCGGCAAAAGGTGGAAGGTAAAGGTTTAGGCCGACCGGCAAGTATCCACAGCCATGTCGGACTGTCCACTCGCCGACGACTGCCCGAGTTTTCAGGAGCGCATCGAGGGAATGGGTTGCCAACACTACGGCGACCGCGGCGGCGCGGAGTGGTGCCAGCACTACAACCAGCCGATTTCGGACCTCAAGACCGCTCCCGTCCAACCGGGTGAGGAAGTAATCGTAGATGTCGAGGACATCCACGAGAGCGGTGCCGGTGTCGGTCGAACCGACGACGGATTCATCGTCCTCGTGGACGGCGTCCTGCCCGACGCTCGCGCGAAGGTCAAGATTACCAACGTCCACAGCAACCACGCGCAGGGCGAGGAAGTCGAACGCCTGCCCGACGACGAAGACGCGACCGAGACCGACCCCGCCGACGAGCGAAGCGGTGACCCCGCCGCCGACGACGACGCGGACGAGTCGGACGACGACGGCCCGTCGCGGCCGCAACTCGGAAGCCGCGACAACTTCTGGGGTAGCTAACGCCGGACGACTAGCCGGTCACGGCGGGGTGGACAGTCCCAACAGCGTTCTTCGCCGCGAACCGGGCGTTTCACCGCGAGCGCGGTTCTCCCGCCGCGGGTTTTTTTCCGACGAGTGCGTAGCGGCGTGCATGAGCGCACGCCACGAGGGGTCGCGGGCGTCGGAGACGCCCGCGACGACCGAAGCGGAGGGTCGGCCGTGAGCGACGAGTACGACGTAGACGACATCTTGGACCGCGCGGGGTTCGACGCCGAGACCAGCGTCCTGACCCGCCGACAGGCCGAGGTGCTGGCCCTGCGCGAGCGAGGAGTCGCGCAAGCGACCATCGCCGAGTCGCTCGGCACCTCGCGCGCGAACGTCTCCAGCGTCGAGTCCAGTGCCCGCGAGAACGTCCGGAAGGCCCGCGAGACGGTGGCCTTCGCCGAGGCGTTGCGCGCGCCGGTCCGGGTGGTCGTGACCGGAGGGACCGACCTCTACGACGTTCCCTCCCGGGTCTACGACGCCTGCGACGAGGCCGGGGTGAAGGTCAACCACGCCGCGCCGGAACTGATGAAGCGCGTGAGCGACGAGGCCGGAGACGCCGTGGAGGGCCGGGAAGTGAACGAGGACCTGCTCATCGGCGTAACCACCGACGGCGAGGTGACGGTCCGCAAGTCTCGGGAAGTGAGCCGAGAGACGTGATTCCTCGTTTCTTTTAGCATTAATTTTGATTTCCTAGAATATCTATAGATGTGTCTGAAACGTGCTAAAGTGGCTACTCGGCGTACGGTGTCGCTTGGGGAACCGAAACCGCCGATACCCCGAGTGCCACTGGCCCGCGAGCGCCGACGGCACTCGCGGGCGCGTGCGTCGGCCGTGAAGACTCGCGTCGGCGGCGGTCCCGCAGAAAGACCGCCTCGCCCGCCCCGAAGTGCGTAACGTCCCTTAGGTTTAATGCAACGCAATTACGTAACGTCTGGTATGGCGGAAGATACGGAAAACGCCGGGCCGGGAGAACTGGACGACCAGTTACGGACGAGCGGTCACATCGAGCGTACGATACTCCACCACATGGCGGGCGGCGACTACGACCGGTACGCGCCCACCACCGTCAGCAACGTGTTAGACGACATCACGGCGGTCGTCGAACGCGGCGACTACGCCAACGTCGGCCCGGAGGGTGCCGCGGGTGCGACCGTCCGGAAGTCCGCGGTCCGTCGGACGTTCACGCAACTCCACGAGAAGGGTCTCGTCCGGCGCGTCGAGGAACTCGCCGCGTCGGACCTGCGCGCCGAGCGGTTCGACTTGGGACCGCTCGCCGCCGACGGCGACCCCGACGACCCCGCGGCCTACGCCCGCACGTCCGACGACGCCCGCGTCACCGACTGGATACTCACCGACGAGGGTCGCCGGGAGGTCGAACGACTCGACGCCCGGTACGCCGACGAACTGGACGAACTCGCGGCGCGCTACGGCCGTCCGCGCGGCGAGACGACCGGTCGCATCGACGCGTAACGTCGCCAGTCCGACGGCCGCACTCCGCTACCGAACGGATAGCCGCCACCCCGAGAGCTTTCACCTCGGCCTCCGAACCACGAGTCATGGACCTCGGATTAACGGGTAACTCCGCACTGGTAACGGCGAGTTCGAGCGGTCTGGGCCGCGCCTCTGCGAAGGCGCTCGCGGCGGAAGGCGCGAACGTCGCCATCTGCGCCCGCGGCGAGGAGCAACTGGCCGACGCCGAGGAGGAAATCGACGCGGCGGGCGACGGCGACGTGGTGGCCGTGCCGACCGACATCACCGACCCCGACGAAATCGAGGCGCTGGTGGACGCCACCGTCTCCGAGTTCGGGGGACTCGACCACCTCGTCACCTCCGCTGGCGGCCCGCCGGGCGGTCCGTTCCTCGACACCACCGAACGCGACTGGTACGAGGCCTACGACCTTCTCGTGATGAGCGCGGTCTGGTTGACGAAGGCCGCCCACCCCCACCTCGCGGAGAGTGACGCTGGCACCGTCGTCAACGTCACGTCCACCAGCGTCCGGGAGGCCATCGACGGACTCGTCCTCTCGAACGCGGTCCGGCGCGGCGTCGTCGGTCTGATGAAGACCCAAGCCCGCGAGTTCGCTCCCGAAGTCCGAGTCAACGCGGTCCTTCCGGGCGCGCACGAGACGCCTCGGATTCAGGAACTCGTGGAGGCCGCGGTCGAACGCGGCGAGTACGACACCTACGACGAGGGACTGGCGGCGTGGGCCGACGACATCCCGCTGAATCGGGTGGGCGACCCCCGCGAACTCGGCGACGCCGTGGCGTTCCTCTCCAGCGAGCGCGCGAGTTTCGTCAACGGCGCGGCCGTGCCCGTGGACGGCGGCCGACTCCGAAGCTGATGGGGACGGTTCTCTCGTGGAGCGGCGGCAAGGACGCCGCGTACGCGCTCTGGAAGATGCGCGAGTCAGACAGTTCCGTCCGCGAACTCCTCACGACCGTCTCGGCCGACACCGACCGCGCCAGCATGCACGGCGTCCGCCGGGGTCTCTACGAGCGACAGGCCGACGCAATCGGTCTCCCGATTCGGTTCGTGGAACTCCCCGGAGACGCCTCGAACGACGAGTACGAGGCAGTCATGGCCGACGCGATGGCCGACTACGCGCGCCGCGGCGTCGAGCGAGTCGCCTTCGCCGACCTCTACCTCGAAGACGTGCGGGCCTACCGCGAGAGTCGCCTCGCGGACGCCGAAATCGAGGGCCACTGGCCCGTCTGGGGTCGAGACACCGAAACGGTCGCCCGAGAGTTCGCCGACGCGTTCGCGGCCACCGTGGTCGCAGTGGACGACGACGCGCTCGACGCCTCGTTCGCCGGTCGCCGGTTCGACGCCGATTTCCTCGCGGACCGCCCGGAGAACGTGGACCCCTGCGGCGAGAACGGGGAGTTCCACACCTTCGTCCACGACGGCCCGATTTTCGACCGGCCGGTCCCGGTCGAACTCGGCGAGCGAGTCACGAAGGAAGTCGGCCACGGCGACGCGACGATTCACTACCGCGACCTGCTCGCGGCAGAGTGACCGACTTCAGGACTCCATCTTCTCGACTATCCGCTCGGCCTCGTCTCTGGCTTCCTCGTCGTCTGTCCCGGCGGGAATCAGCACGCTCTCGACTCGCCAGTCGTCGCTGTCTTTCAGCTTTCCGGTCCGGACTTCGGCACCCTCCGCAACGTCGCTGGCGGCGTTCTCGGCCCAGTCCGGCGTCCGGATGGTGTCGAAGTCGTCCGGGTCGCGGAACCGGACGTGAACGTAGTCGTCGGTCTCTTCCACGATTTCGCCCTCGGGCGTCTCGGACATGGCGGCGGGCGTACGTCGCCCACCGCAAAAGTTCGACCGGCCGTCAGAACCGTCCT
It contains:
- a CDS encoding V-type ATP synthase subunit D, which encodes MAKDVKPTRKNLMQIEDRIELSERGHDTLEKKRDGLIMEFMDILDQAQDVRSGLEENYETAQQKINMARAMEGDVAVRGAAAALKEHPEITTESKNIMGVVVPQIESSKVRKGLDERGYGVLGTSARIDEAAEAYEELLESIILAAEVETAMKKMLTEIETTKRRVNALEFKLLPELKENQEYIEQKLEEQEREEIFRLKKIKAKKEQEAKEEREAAEAAAAEGEEVVTAD
- a CDS encoding DUF6276 family protein, which codes for MTCPDCGNERVAFRVPDDLREYLPEDTDYAAICTRCLRLDPSESSAGVSSADETPDFAAISDSFPDGETGAAMALAVGLLDSLALYRSEISALLERVERGGTDPLLVLDRLTTDPGVEPAFDLSRRRTQAEQLLYG
- a CDS encoding DUF6684 family protein, which translates into the protein MPHPVFNRETLLDISVNIVPLFILAFFIAVLLLTSPWPSSLFVTAIALGLHLVPLILLAVLTYVAAYYI
- a CDS encoding TRAM domain-containing protein, yielding MSDCPLADDCPSFQERIEGMGCQHYGDRGGAEWCQHYNQPISDLKTAPVQPGEEVIVDVEDIHESGAGVGRTDDGFIVLVDGVLPDARAKVKITNVHSNHAQGEEVERLPDDEDATETDPADERSGDPAADDDADESDDDGPSRPQLGSRDNFWGS
- a CDS encoding Tfx family DNA-binding protein; translated protein: MSDEYDVDDILDRAGFDAETSVLTRRQAEVLALRERGVAQATIAESLGTSRANVSSVESSARENVRKARETVAFAEALRAPVRVVVTGGTDLYDVPSRVYDACDEAGVKVNHAAPELMKRVSDEAGDAVEGREVNEDLLIGVTTDGEVTVRKSREVSRET
- a CDS encoding SDR family oxidoreductase; the protein is MDLGLTGNSALVTASSSGLGRASAKALAAEGANVAICARGEEQLADAEEEIDAAGDGDVVAVPTDITDPDEIEALVDATVSEFGGLDHLVTSAGGPPGGPFLDTTERDWYEAYDLLVMSAVWLTKAAHPHLAESDAGTVVNVTSTSVREAIDGLVLSNAVRRGVVGLMKTQAREFAPEVRVNAVLPGAHETPRIQELVEAAVERGEYDTYDEGLAAWADDIPLNRVGDPRELGDAVAFLSSERASFVNGAAVPVDGGRLRS
- a CDS encoding adenine nucleotide alpha hydrolase, with product MGTVLSWSGGKDAAYALWKMRESDSSVRELLTTVSADTDRASMHGVRRGLYERQADAIGLPIRFVELPGDASNDEYEAVMADAMADYARRGVERVAFADLYLEDVRAYRESRLADAEIEGHWPVWGRDTETVAREFADAFAATVVAVDDDALDASFAGRRFDADFLADRPENVDPCGENGEFHTFVHDGPIFDRPVPVELGERVTKEVGHGDATIHYRDLLAAE